A window of the Streptomyces sp. JB150 genome harbors these coding sequences:
- a CDS encoding TetR/AcrR family transcriptional regulator, translating into MSSPSLSRGAIVAAAMRIADAEGVAALSMRRLAAELDSGVMSLYRHVANKDALLTAITQAACDEHPYPEPAPPDWREAMRLAARLDWEVYCRHPWALVTSSSARHFSDTTCLDWMVDALAGLTDDPDLARSFSIAVWSYVQGVCIQHLSQQLLPGAGKPEQSPLRATEEDFETGLETLLDGMEQRALRAGSNRAEPVLVRTFPVVAGG; encoded by the coding sequence GTGAGTTCACCGAGCCTGTCGCGCGGCGCGATCGTGGCGGCCGCCATGCGCATCGCCGATGCCGAAGGGGTCGCCGCGCTCTCGATGCGACGCCTCGCGGCCGAGCTCGACTCGGGCGTCATGTCGCTGTACCGGCATGTCGCGAACAAGGACGCGCTGCTCACCGCGATCACCCAGGCGGCATGCGACGAACACCCCTACCCCGAACCCGCGCCGCCGGACTGGCGGGAGGCGATGCGGCTCGCGGCGCGACTGGACTGGGAGGTGTACTGCCGTCATCCCTGGGCGCTGGTCACCTCGAGCTCCGCCCGGCACTTCTCCGACACCACGTGCCTCGACTGGATGGTGGACGCGCTCGCCGGTCTCACCGACGACCCCGACCTGGCGCGGTCCTTCTCGATCGCCGTGTGGTCGTACGTCCAGGGCGTGTGCATCCAGCACCTGTCGCAGCAACTGCTGCCCGGCGCGGGCAAGCCGGAGCAGTCCCCGCTGCGGGCCACGGAGGAGGACTTCGAGACGGGGCTGGAAACCCTGCTCGACGGGATGGAGCAGCGCGCGCTGCGGGCCGGGTCGAACCGGGCCGAGCCCGTCCTTGTGCGCACCTTCCCGGTCGTCGCGGGAGGCTGA
- a CDS encoding aminotransferase class IV family protein, whose translation MTTTHAMNTRRNERPATAADLAPLAFAGYAHFTAMQVRAGRVRGLDLHLQRLRHGSAELFGRALPDERVRSWLRAALADAPADLSLTATVYSPSGEFTVAAPGEEPELLVRTGPPATGPRGPLALAEVEHERFLPRVKHVGEPAKTYFLRRAAGQGYDDVAFTDRRGRLSEASIWNLAFWDGSCVVWPVAEMLGGVTMGIVRRQLERLGVPQRDREIRAADLPGLAGAAVMNSWTPGVAVHRIGTAHLPDAPDFLALLHRAYEAEPLVAL comes from the coding sequence ATGACGACCACCCATGCGATGAACACCAGGCGCAACGAACGACCGGCCACCGCCGCCGACCTGGCCCCGCTCGCCTTCGCCGGATACGCCCACTTCACCGCGATGCAGGTGCGCGCCGGCCGGGTGCGCGGCCTCGACCTGCACCTGCAACGGCTGCGGCACGGCTCGGCCGAACTGTTCGGCCGGGCCCTGCCCGACGAGCGGGTGCGGTCCTGGCTGCGCGCGGCCCTGGCCGACGCCCCGGCCGACCTCTCACTGACGGCCACCGTCTACTCACCGTCCGGCGAGTTCACCGTGGCCGCGCCCGGCGAGGAACCCGAACTCCTCGTCCGTACCGGACCGCCGGCCACCGGCCCCCGGGGTCCGCTGGCACTGGCCGAGGTGGAGCACGAGCGGTTCCTGCCCCGGGTGAAACACGTGGGCGAGCCGGCCAAGACCTACTTCCTGCGGCGGGCCGCCGGCCAGGGGTACGACGACGTCGCCTTCACCGACCGCCGGGGCCGGCTGAGCGAGGCCTCGATCTGGAACCTGGCCTTCTGGGACGGCTCCTGCGTGGTGTGGCCGGTGGCCGAGATGCTCGGCGGAGTCACCATGGGGATCGTCCGCCGGCAGCTGGAGCGCCTCGGGGTCCCCCAGCGCGACCGGGAGATCAGGGCCGCGGACCTGCCCGGCCTGGCGGGCGCGGCCGTCATGAACTCCTGGACACCCGGCGTCGCGGTCCACCGCATCGGCACCGCGCACCTGCCCGATGCCCCGGACTTCCTGGCCCTGCTGCACCGCGCCTACGAGGCCGAACCGCTCGTGGCCCTGTAG
- a CDS encoding ScbR family autoregulator-binding transcription factor, with product MQDRAAKTRRQLIQSAAEVFGRSGFAGSSIGQICALAGVSQGALHFHFRNKRALGEAVESAAAEILCRITAPDPHAQHAQYAQHAQHAPLQLLVDISHRLVRRVCQDPVLRAGFGLAHDAAWGSGSVLWPLWRDRVRGLLTAARHQGSLAPGVDIDEVVATVTAVTAGVEGLERGRNCPPSASAMTPFWRLVLPQLTAEGVRDRIDPTGSGVALAVEPPAPDWRFDDWPVSEGCATAPAGREVCCVP from the coding sequence ATGCAGGACCGTGCCGCAAAGACGCGTCGTCAACTGATCCAGTCCGCCGCCGAGGTCTTCGGCCGGTCGGGCTTCGCGGGATCCTCGATCGGACAGATCTGCGCCCTGGCCGGGGTGAGCCAGGGTGCGCTGCACTTCCACTTCCGCAACAAGCGGGCCCTGGGCGAGGCCGTGGAGTCGGCCGCGGCCGAGATCCTGTGCCGTATCACCGCGCCGGATCCGCACGCCCAGCACGCCCAGTACGCGCAGCACGCGCAGCACGCGCCGCTCCAGCTGCTGGTGGACATCTCGCACCGGCTGGTCCGGCGCGTCTGCCAGGACCCCGTGCTCAGGGCCGGTTTCGGTCTGGCGCACGACGCCGCCTGGGGCAGCGGCTCGGTTCTGTGGCCGCTGTGGCGCGACCGGGTGCGCGGGCTGCTCACGGCCGCCCGGCACCAGGGCAGTCTGGCCCCCGGCGTGGACATCGACGAGGTGGTCGCCACCGTGACGGCGGTGACGGCGGGGGTGGAAGGGCTGGAGCGGGGCCGGAACTGCCCGCCGTCCGCGTCTGCGATGACCCCGTTCTGGCGGCTGGTGCTGCCCCAGCTCACCGCGGAGGGCGTGCGCGACCGGATCGACCCGACGGGCAGCGGCGTCGCCCTGGCCGTCGAACCGCCCGCGCCGGACTGGCGGTTCGACGACTGGCCGGTCTCCGAGGGCTGCGCCACCGCCCCGGCCGGGCGGGAAGTCTGCTGCGTCCCATAG
- a CDS encoding zinc-binding dehydrogenase, whose translation MIAIQFDRFGGPEVLAAVDVPAPRPGPDEVLVTVEAAGVNYADTHQVDGSYLAADQLPYIPGSEVVGRTEDGRRVLARVSHGYAEQAVAKRSALVEIPDDLDAGAALALLVQGLTAWHLLRTAARLRSGETVVVHSAAGGVGSLAVQLAREFGAGRVWAQTSSPGKRQLALDLGADAVVDHPLPERADVILDAVGGELFDRALDSLASGGRLVTYGNSARTGFTPVDPARLSRLNAAVVGFWLRPTLAQPGAFTEPLRELLDLTARGRLKPVVHPAYPLTEARRAHEDLLARRTTGKVLLRP comes from the coding sequence ATGATCGCCATCCAGTTCGACCGCTTCGGCGGTCCGGAAGTGCTCGCCGCCGTCGATGTCCCCGCCCCGCGGCCGGGACCGGACGAAGTACTGGTCACCGTCGAGGCCGCCGGAGTGAACTACGCCGACACCCACCAGGTGGACGGCTCCTACCTCGCCGCCGACCAGTTGCCGTACATCCCCGGCAGCGAGGTCGTCGGCCGTACCGAGGACGGCAGACGCGTACTGGCCCGCGTCTCCCACGGCTACGCCGAACAGGCCGTGGCGAAGCGGTCCGCGCTCGTGGAGATCCCCGACGACCTGGACGCCGGGGCGGCCCTCGCCCTGCTGGTGCAGGGCCTGACCGCCTGGCACCTGCTGCGGACCGCGGCCCGGCTGCGCTCCGGGGAGACCGTGGTCGTGCACTCCGCGGCCGGCGGTGTCGGGAGCCTCGCCGTGCAGCTGGCAAGGGAGTTCGGGGCCGGACGGGTCTGGGCGCAGACCTCCTCGCCCGGGAAACGGCAGCTCGCCCTGGATCTCGGCGCCGACGCCGTCGTGGACCACCCGCTGCCCGAGCGGGCCGACGTGATCCTCGACGCGGTCGGCGGTGAGCTGTTCGACCGCGCGCTGGACTCCCTGGCCTCCGGCGGCCGCCTCGTCACCTACGGCAACTCGGCGCGCACCGGCTTCACCCCCGTCGACCCGGCTCGCCTCAGCCGGCTGAACGCCGCCGTCGTCGGCTTCTGGCTGCGCCCCACGCTGGCCCAGCCGGGTGCCTTCACCGAACCCCTGCGGGAACTGCTGGACCTGACCGCGCGCGGCCGGCTCAAGCCGGTGGTGCACCCGGCCTACCCGCTGACCGAGGCCCGCCGGGCCCACGAGGATCTGCTGGCCCGGCGCACCACGGGCAAGGTGCTGCTGCGTCCCTGA
- the car gene encoding carboxylic acid reductase has translation MRLAQVVASVMERHADRPAIGERVKEYARDAETGRTVIRLLPRYETTSYRDLWARVRAVAGEWHHHPEHPLRAGERVAILGFTSRDYTTIDLACIHLGAVTVPLQTSAAPAQLRSILAETEPFVVATSLERLDAAVDLIRDNASVRRVVVFDYHPEADDHRESYAAARARLAETRPGVVVDSLTDLVERGTALPEAPLYAAPDGEDPLAMLIYTSGSTGTPKGAMYTERLAGAMWGGAWAKLFDESYAVTFHYMPMSHVAGHSSLKATMVRGGTSYFTASSDLSTFFEDIALARPTELSLVPRVCEMLHQRFRSEVDRRVAAGADREAAEAEVRTDIRENVLGGRVTWASCSSAPLSAELTAFTESLLGLELHNVYGSTEAAGVSVDGVLLRPPVTDYKLADVPELGYFRTDSPHPRGELLLKTDAIIPGYYKQPELTAALFDEDGYYKTGDIVAELGPDRIAIVDRRKNVLKLSQGEFVATSRLEAVFAASPLVRQIFVYGNSERSYLLAVVVPTPDAQREFGADERELKRRLSVSFQDLAKEAGLNSYEIPRDVLIETEPFSQANGLLSDHRKLLWPRLVERYGERLEQLYAETARREDEELREIRRSGANRPVLETVQRAARALLAGTAAEVSPGAHFRDLGGDSLSAVSFANLLQETFGVRVPVDMVISPAYDLRHLAEHIEARRGESADRPTFASVHGADSTEVYAKDLTLDRFIDARTLTDAAALPRPQGAPRTVLLTGASGYLGRFLALQWLEELPAGGRLIALVRGKDAEAARRRLDAAFDSGDPELVRTYEKLAADRLEVIAGDMAEPRLGLDQATWDRLADEVDLIVHAGALVNHVLPYPHLFDANVVGTAELIQLALTRRMKPVTYISSVAVATARPGQPALDEDSDVREAMPALPVDGGYAGGYAASKWAGEVLLREAHDLCGLPVTTFRSNMILAHSRYGGQLNVPDMFSRLLFSVLATGIAPRSFYRADGARAHYDGLPVDFTAAAVVALGGRDGATDEYRTFSLVNPHDDGVSLDTFVDWLTESGHRIERVEDYADWYVRFEAAMRALPEDQRQYAALPILHGFKEPEEPVPGSVIPSERFRAAVRTGGIGAHQDIPSLSRDLVAKYAADLRALARPVVGTRHEQ, from the coding sequence ATGCGACTTGCCCAGGTGGTGGCATCCGTCATGGAGCGCCACGCGGACCGGCCCGCCATCGGCGAACGTGTGAAGGAGTACGCCCGGGACGCCGAGACGGGCCGGACCGTCATCCGGCTGCTGCCCCGTTACGAGACGACCAGCTACCGCGACCTGTGGGCGCGGGTCCGCGCCGTGGCGGGCGAGTGGCACCACCACCCGGAACACCCGCTGAGGGCCGGCGAGCGCGTCGCCATCCTCGGCTTCACCAGCCGCGACTACACGACGATCGACCTCGCCTGCATCCACCTCGGGGCCGTGACCGTCCCGCTGCAGACCAGCGCCGCGCCGGCCCAGCTGAGGTCGATCCTCGCGGAGACCGAGCCGTTCGTCGTGGCCACCAGCCTGGAGCGGCTCGACGCCGCCGTCGACCTCATACGCGACAACGCGTCGGTGCGGCGGGTGGTGGTCTTCGACTACCACCCGGAGGCGGACGACCACCGCGAGAGCTACGCCGCGGCCCGCGCGCGCCTGGCCGAGACCCGCCCCGGCGTCGTCGTGGACTCCCTCACCGACCTCGTCGAGCGGGGCACCGCCCTGCCCGAGGCCCCGCTGTACGCGGCGCCCGACGGCGAGGACCCGCTGGCGATGCTCATCTACACCTCCGGCAGCACCGGCACCCCCAAGGGCGCCATGTACACCGAACGGCTGGCCGGCGCCATGTGGGGCGGCGCCTGGGCGAAGCTGTTCGACGAGAGCTACGCGGTCACCTTCCACTACATGCCGATGAGCCATGTCGCCGGGCACTCCTCGCTGAAGGCCACCATGGTGCGCGGCGGCACCAGCTACTTCACCGCGAGCAGTGATCTGTCGACGTTCTTCGAGGACATCGCCCTCGCGCGCCCCACCGAGCTGTCCCTGGTGCCGCGGGTGTGCGAGATGCTCCACCAGCGGTTCCGCAGCGAGGTCGACCGGCGGGTCGCCGCCGGCGCCGACCGCGAGGCGGCCGAGGCCGAGGTGCGCACCGACATCCGCGAGAACGTCCTCGGCGGCCGGGTCACCTGGGCCAGCTGCAGCTCCGCCCCGCTGTCCGCCGAACTCACCGCGTTCACCGAGTCGTTGCTGGGCCTTGAGTTGCACAACGTCTACGGCTCCACGGAGGCCGCCGGCGTGTCCGTCGACGGCGTGCTGCTGCGCCCGCCGGTCACCGACTACAAGCTCGCAGACGTGCCCGAACTCGGCTACTTCCGCACCGACTCGCCGCACCCGCGCGGCGAGCTCCTGCTGAAGACCGACGCCATCATCCCCGGCTACTACAAGCAGCCCGAGCTGACCGCCGCACTCTTCGACGAGGACGGCTACTACAAGACCGGCGACATCGTCGCGGAGCTGGGCCCCGACCGGATCGCGATCGTGGACCGCCGCAAGAACGTCCTGAAGCTGTCGCAGGGCGAGTTCGTGGCCACCTCCCGGCTGGAGGCCGTCTTCGCGGCGAGCCCGCTGGTGCGGCAGATCTTCGTGTACGGCAACAGCGAGCGCTCCTACCTGCTCGCCGTGGTCGTCCCCACCCCCGACGCGCAGCGCGAGTTCGGCGCGGACGAGCGGGAGCTGAAGCGGCGGCTGAGCGTGTCGTTCCAGGACCTGGCCAAGGAGGCCGGGCTCAACTCGTACGAGATCCCCCGTGACGTCCTCATCGAGACGGAACCGTTCAGCCAGGCCAACGGCCTGCTCTCGGACCACCGCAAGCTGCTGTGGCCACGGCTGGTGGAGCGGTACGGCGAGCGGCTGGAACAGCTCTACGCCGAGACCGCCCGCCGCGAGGACGAGGAGCTGCGGGAGATCCGCCGCTCGGGCGCTAACCGGCCGGTGCTGGAGACGGTGCAGCGGGCCGCGCGGGCGCTGCTGGCCGGAACGGCCGCCGAGGTGAGCCCCGGCGCCCACTTCCGCGACCTGGGCGGCGACTCGCTGTCCGCGGTGTCCTTCGCCAACCTGCTGCAGGAGACCTTCGGCGTCCGTGTGCCGGTCGACATGGTCATCAGCCCGGCCTACGACCTGCGGCACCTCGCCGAGCACATCGAGGCCAGGCGCGGGGAGTCCGCCGACCGGCCCACCTTCGCCTCCGTGCACGGCGCGGACTCCACCGAGGTGTACGCCAAGGACCTCACGCTCGACCGGTTCATCGACGCGCGCACCCTCACCGACGCGGCGGCGCTGCCCCGGCCGCAGGGGGCGCCGCGGACCGTGCTGCTGACCGGGGCGAGCGGCTATCTCGGCCGGTTCCTCGCCCTGCAGTGGCTGGAGGAACTACCGGCCGGCGGCCGGCTGATCGCGCTGGTGCGCGGCAAGGACGCCGAGGCGGCCCGGCGCCGCCTGGACGCCGCCTTCGACAGCGGCGACCCGGAGCTGGTCCGCACCTACGAGAAGCTCGCCGCGGACCGTCTGGAGGTGATCGCGGGCGACATGGCCGAGCCGCGGCTCGGGCTGGACCAGGCCACCTGGGACCGGCTGGCCGACGAGGTCGACCTGATCGTCCACGCGGGCGCCCTGGTCAACCACGTGCTGCCGTACCCGCACCTGTTCGACGCCAACGTGGTCGGCACCGCCGAGCTGATCCAGCTGGCGCTGACCCGCCGGATGAAGCCGGTCACGTACATCTCCAGCGTCGCCGTCGCCACCGCCCGCCCGGGACAGCCCGCGCTCGACGAGGACTCCGACGTCCGCGAGGCCATGCCGGCGCTGCCCGTCGACGGGGGCTACGCCGGCGGTTACGCCGCCAGCAAGTGGGCCGGTGAGGTGCTGCTGCGGGAGGCGCACGACCTGTGCGGGCTGCCGGTGACCACGTTCCGGTCCAACATGATCCTGGCGCACAGCCGGTACGGCGGACAGCTGAACGTCCCCGACATGTTCAGCCGGCTGCTGTTCAGCGTGCTCGCCACCGGCATCGCGCCGCGCAGCTTCTACCGCGCCGACGGCGCGAGGGCCCACTACGACGGTCTGCCCGTCGACTTCACGGCCGCCGCCGTCGTCGCGCTCGGCGGCCGCGACGGGGCGACCGACGAGTACCGGACGTTCAGTCTCGTGAACCCCCACGACGACGGTGTCTCCCTCGACACCTTCGTCGACTGGCTGACGGAGTCCGGGCACCGCATCGAACGGGTCGAGGACTACGCCGACTGGTACGTCCGGTTCGAGGCGGCGATGCGCGCCCTGCCCGAGGACCAGCGGCAATACGCCGCGCTGCCCATCCTGCACGGCTTCAAGGAGCCCGAGGAGCCGGTGCCCGGATCGGTCATCCCCTCCGAGCGGTTCCGCGCGGCGGTGCGGACCGGCGGGATCGGCGCCCACCAGGACATCCCCAGCCTCTCCCGCGATCTTGTCGCGAAGTACGCGGCGGACCTGAGGGCACTGGCGCGGCCTGTGGTAGGCACACGCCATGAACAGTGA
- a CDS encoding glucose 1-dehydrogenase — MNSDLLAGKVVLITGASSGIGAAAAQVFTQEGATVVLAARRVDRLARLTGELRAKGAEAAYVSCDVTVVDDAARAVEFAVTEYGRLDGAFNNAGIGGDRTPLHLMTDDVYDTVMDVNVRGVWNCLRHEIAAMLRHGGGAVVNNSSVAGLVAIPAAAPYVAAKHAVVGLTRAAADEYAQQGIRVNAIAPGTTRSEITEDWFRRNPGLEQTVNAMTPQGRTADPEEIAAAAAWLLSDRCPFLTGTVLPVDGGFVNQ, encoded by the coding sequence ATGAACAGTGATCTCCTCGCCGGGAAAGTCGTCCTGATCACCGGAGCGAGCAGTGGCATAGGCGCGGCCGCGGCACAAGTGTTCACCCAGGAGGGGGCGACGGTCGTGCTCGCCGCCCGCCGGGTGGACCGGCTGGCGCGGCTCACCGGGGAACTGCGGGCCAAGGGTGCCGAGGCCGCGTACGTGAGCTGCGACGTCACCGTCGTCGACGACGCGGCCCGGGCCGTCGAGTTCGCCGTCACCGAGTACGGGCGGCTGGACGGGGCGTTCAACAACGCCGGCATCGGCGGGGACCGCACTCCGCTGCACCTGATGACCGACGACGTCTACGACACCGTCATGGACGTCAACGTCCGCGGCGTGTGGAACTGCCTGCGCCATGAGATCGCGGCCATGCTGCGGCACGGCGGGGGCGCCGTCGTCAACAACTCCAGCGTGGCGGGGCTGGTCGCGATCCCCGCGGCCGCCCCCTACGTCGCCGCCAAGCACGCGGTGGTCGGCCTGACCAGGGCGGCGGCCGACGAGTACGCCCAGCAGGGCATCCGGGTGAACGCCATCGCCCCCGGCACCACGCGCAGCGAGATCACCGAGGACTGGTTCCGGCGCAACCCGGGCCTGGAGCAGACGGTCAACGCGATGACCCCGCAGGGCCGTACGGCCGATCCGGAGGAGATCGCCGCCGCCGCGGCGTGGCTGCTGAGCGACCGCTGCCCGTTCCTGACCGGAACGGTGCTGCCCGTCGACGGCGGCTTCGTCAACCAGTGA
- a CDS encoding ScbR family autoregulator-binding transcription factor — translation MARQERAIRTRDSILEAMASLFIEVGYEAATIAALVERTGLTRGALYFHFPTKEAMAHGVLARAVTREGIIPQTYKLQEWVDLGLLLAYRLPREPMLRAAVQLSVDPRARGLFGTRWPDWIDVGRDLLVEAKRRGELLPHAVPEEIARLTVGAWTGVQLVTEALPDGLGLAEEISRLYQLILPNVASVGVLAKLDASAYRAERLLASQQQAS, via the coding sequence GTGGCGCGGCAGGAGCGTGCGATCCGCACGCGTGATTCCATTCTCGAGGCCATGGCGAGCCTGTTCATCGAGGTCGGTTACGAGGCCGCCACCATCGCGGCGCTGGTGGAGCGGACCGGGCTGACCCGCGGCGCCCTCTACTTCCACTTCCCGACCAAGGAGGCCATGGCGCACGGGGTGCTCGCCCGCGCGGTGACCCGCGAGGGGATCATCCCGCAGACGTACAAGCTCCAGGAGTGGGTGGACCTCGGACTGCTGCTCGCCTACCGGCTGCCCAGGGAGCCGATGCTGCGGGCCGCCGTCCAGCTGTCCGTCGATCCGCGGGCGCGCGGCCTGTTCGGGACCCGCTGGCCCGACTGGATCGACGTCGGCCGGGATCTGCTCGTCGAGGCCAAGAGGCGCGGCGAGTTGCTGCCGCACGCGGTCCCCGAGGAGATCGCACGGCTGACCGTCGGCGCCTGGACCGGGGTGCAGCTGGTGACCGAGGCGCTGCCGGACGGGCTCGGCCTGGCCGAGGAGATCTCCCGCCTCTACCAGCTCATCCTGCCCAACGTGGCCAGCGTCGGCGTCCTCGCCAAACTCGACGCCTCGGCCTACCGCGCCGAGCGGCTCCTGGCGTCACAGCAGCAGGCGTCCTGA
- a CDS encoding GntR family transcriptional regulator codes for MASTVSALDAVRLTLDRTSPVPLYHQLARQLEEAIEQGALAPGNLLGNETGLAARLGLSRPTVRQAIQSLVDKGLLVRRRGVGTQVVHTQVRRPLELSSLYDDLRAAGQDPATRVLRNERVPAPADAAAALGVPEGTEVVVLERLRLTHGRPVAFLRNHLPADLPGPDTARLETTGLYRLLRAAGRSPRSAHQTVGARCATPAEAALLDEPAGAALLTMRRTAYDDTGRPVEYGTHVYRASRYAFDFRLLLRT; via the coding sequence GTGGCGAGCACCGTCTCCGCACTCGATGCCGTGCGCCTCACCCTCGACCGCACCAGCCCGGTCCCCCTCTACCACCAGCTCGCCCGGCAGCTGGAGGAGGCGATCGAGCAGGGGGCGCTCGCCCCCGGGAACCTGCTCGGCAACGAGACCGGCCTCGCCGCCCGGCTCGGACTGTCCCGGCCGACGGTCCGTCAGGCCATCCAGTCACTGGTCGACAAGGGACTGCTGGTGCGCCGCCGCGGGGTGGGCACCCAGGTGGTGCACACCCAGGTCCGGCGCCCGCTCGAACTGAGCAGCCTGTACGACGACCTGCGCGCCGCGGGACAGGATCCGGCCACCCGCGTGCTGCGCAACGAACGCGTCCCCGCACCCGCCGACGCGGCCGCCGCGCTCGGCGTTCCCGAGGGCACCGAGGTCGTCGTCCTGGAGCGGCTGCGGCTCACCCACGGCCGGCCGGTGGCCTTCCTCCGCAACCACCTGCCGGCGGACCTGCCCGGCCCGGACACCGCCCGGCTGGAGACGACCGGCCTCTACCGCCTGCTGCGCGCCGCGGGCCGCAGCCCGCGCAGCGCCCACCAGACCGTCGGCGCCCGCTGCGCCACCCCGGCGGAAGCGGCCCTCCTCGACGAACCCGCGGGCGCGGCCCTGCTCACCATGCGGCGCACCGCCTACGACGACACCGGCCGCCCCGTCGAGTACGGCACCCACGTCTACCGCGCCTCGCGCTACGCCTTCGACTTCCGGCTGCTGCTGCGGACGTGA